In Methanobrevibacter oralis, the genomic stretch TAACAAGAAAATTAAATCCTATTAATTATTAGGTGTTCAAATGGACTTTATAATTAATACCCATGATAATGTTTATGTTCCTGCTGAAGATAGTTATTTATTAGCAGATAATTTGCAAATAAATGAAGGTCAAAGTGTTTTAGAAATTGGAACTGGAACTGGAATTGTTGCAATGTATGCTTCTAAATTAACTAATGACATAACCGTTACAGATATCAATTTTGATGCTTGTGAGCTAGCTAAAACAAATTTTAAATTGAATAAAATCAATAACATCGAAATACTCTTTGGAAACTTGTTTGAGCCCGTTGGAAATAGAAAGTTTGATGTAATTTTATTTAATACTCCATATCTACCGACTGAAGAAGGTGATATTATAGAAGACACCATAAATTATGCTTTTGACGGTGGATTAAATGGAAGAAAAATTATTGATTTATTTTTATACGAAGTGAAGAATCATTTAAATGATGGGGGAATTGTCCAGCTAATTCAATCTTCACTTTCAGATAATGAAAAAACATTAAATATTTTATATGAATTAGGATTCATTGCAGAAATTGTAAAAAAAGAGCATTTTTTCTTTGAAGATATAACATTAATAAATGGATATTTTATTAAATAAAGAATAAAGAGAATTTAAAATTCCCCATCAAAAACAAGTGTTGCAGGACCTTCCATAAATGCCCCTATTGCTTTTTCTTTTTCATAAATATTAAAGTTTAAGTCTCCTCCAGGTAAATGCAGTAAAATATTTTCATCGAAAAGTCCTAATTTATAACCTACAATAACAGTTGAAGTCGCTCCAGTTCCACAAGCTAATGTAACTCCAGCACCACGTTCCCAAGTTATCATTTTACCCTCATTTTTAGATATAGCTTCAACAAAGTGAACATTTATTTTTTCTGGAAAAAATTCATGAGTTTCAATAGCTGGACCATATTTATTAATATCAACTTCATCTACATCATCGACGAAAATAATTGCATGAGGGTTTCCAACACTAATAGCTGTTAAATCAAAAATACGATCAAGTACTTTTAATTTACCTCCTATAAACTCATCTAAATCAGAATTCATTGGAATTTCAGGAGTTTTAAAAGTGGATATGCCCATGTCAACTTTAAATAGCACAGGTTCATCATTTTCTAATGAAATTTCAATCGTTTTGATTCCTGCTTTAGTTTCAACAGTCATTTTTTCCTGTTTTAAAATATTTTTACGATATACAAAATCAGCAAAGCATCTTATGCCATTTCCACACATTTCAGCTTCACTTCCATCTGGATTAAACATTCTATATCCAATATCAGCTACTTCAGAGGATTCTACAAATAGAACTCCATCTCCACCTACACCAAAGTTTCTATGGCATAAAAATCTACAAACTTCAGCTTTATCACTTTCAGGTATGACTATCCCCTCACTTTCATCGATTATAGAAAAATCATTACCAATTCCATGCATTTTAGAAAATTTTAATCCTTTTAAATCCATCATATTATCACTTATTTTAAATGAGAAGGAATTATTTGTTTATCATATAAATCTTCAAATCTTTCTCTTTCGCGTACTAAATTAGCTTCGCCATCAGTTATTAACACTTCAGAAGCCAATGGTCTTGAATTGTAGTTTGAAGACATTGTAAAGCCATATGCCCCAGCATTTAAAATAGCTAAAACATCATTTTCCTCAACATCTGGCATTAATCTATCACGTGCAAATAAATCTCCTGATTCACAAACATTTCCAGCAATATCTACTTTTTGAGTAATAGGAGCATCCATTCTATTTGCAACTACAATATGGTGATAAGAATCATACATTGCAGGTCTTAAAAGAGTATGGAAACCTGCATCTACTCCTATGAATTTTCTATAACTTTCTTTTACACTATTTACACTTACCAAAAGTACACTTGCATCTCCTACTAAATATCTTCCAGGTTCAAGATACATAGTTGGTGTAGCCATGTCAAACTCTTCTAATTTTTCTTTAAATAGTGCAATGTTAATTTCTGCAAATTTATCTAAATCTAATAA encodes the following:
- a CDS encoding HemK2/MTQ2 family protein methyltransferase, which gives rise to MDFIINTHDNVYVPAEDSYLLADNLQINEGQSVLEIGTGTGIVAMYASKLTNDITVTDINFDACELAKTNFKLNKINNIEILFGNLFEPVGNRKFDVILFNTPYLPTEEGDIIEDTINYAFDGGLNGRKIIDLFLYEVKNHLNDGGIVQLIQSSLSDNEKTLNILYELGFIAEIVKKEHFFFEDITLINGYFIK
- the dapF gene encoding diaminopimelate epimerase, with product MDLKGLKFSKMHGIGNDFSIIDESEGIVIPESDKAEVCRFLCHRNFGVGGDGVLFVESSEVADIGYRMFNPDGSEAEMCGNGIRCFADFVYRKNILKQEKMTVETKAGIKTIEISLENDEPVLFKVDMGISTFKTPEIPMNSDLDEFIGGKLKVLDRIFDLTAISVGNPHAIIFVDDVDEVDINKYGPAIETHEFFPEKINVHFVEAISKNEGKMITWERGAGVTLACGTGATSTVIVGYKLGLFDENILLHLPGGDLNFNIYEKEKAIGAFMEGPATLVFDGEF